One Candidatus Schekmanbacteria bacterium DNA segment encodes these proteins:
- a CDS encoding CopG family transcriptional regulator, which translates to MKTNTLTIRLDEDLDKLLTKAAKKSGKNRSEIAREALRRQLRVSQFEALRKKILPFAEARGYLTDEDVFRKVS; encoded by the coding sequence AAACACACTTACCATAAGGTTAGATGAAGACTTGGACAAGCTCTTGACCAAGGCAGCGAAGAAATCCGGGAAAAATCGCAGTGAAATTGCTCGTGAGGCACTTCGCCGCCAACTCCGAGTCAGCCAGTTCGAAGCACTTAGAAAGAAGATTTTGCCTTTTGCTGAAGCAAGGGGATATCTGACAGACGAGGATGTGTTCCGCAAAGTTTCTTGA
- a CDS encoding glycine cleavage system protein H codes for MSKIENFEMPDELYYHSEHSWAKVEGGKVRVGMTDFFQSQAGAVVYVDLPDEDDDVEQGEVCGKIQTRKWIGKLVAPVSGTVAEINEELDEDNTLINKDPYNKGWVLVIEPSSLEEDLANLIHGDKVVDWIKSEIKRAEDLKAKGAKE; via the coding sequence ATGTCCAAGATCGAAAATTTCGAAATGCCCGACGAGCTTTACTACCACTCAGAGCACAGCTGGGCAAAAGTTGAAGGCGGCAAGGTGAGAGTGGGGATGACAGATTTCTTCCAGTCCCAGGCAGGAGCAGTTGTTTATGTGGATCTCCCCGACGAGGACGACGACGTTGAACAGGGTGAAGTATGCGGAAAGATTCAGACAAGGAAATGGATTGGAAAGCTTGTTGCCCCTGTAAGCGGAACTGTTGCAGAGATAAACGAAGAGTTAGACGAGGACAATACACTCATTAACAAAGACCCTTACAACAAAGGATGGGTACTTGTCATTGAGCCTTCAAGCTTAGAGGAAGATCTTGCAAACTTAATTCATGGTGATAAGGTTGTTGACTGGATCAAATCCGAAATTAAGAGAGCAGAAGATCTAAAAGCTAAGGGCGCCAAGGAGTAA
- a CDS encoding type II toxin-antitoxin system HicB family antitoxin: MKYQVVINKTKYGYDAHCPALPGCHSQGETLEEAIENIKDAIKTFMQMVSEETKNSTVYEVEVSA, from the coding sequence ATGAAATATCAGGTTGTAATTAATAAAACTAAGTATGGATATGATGCTCATTGTCCTGCACTTCCTGGATGCCATAGCCAGGGTGAAACATTAGAAGAAGCCATAGAGAATATCAAAGATGCTATCAAGACATTTATGCAAATGGTATCTGAGGAAACAAAAAATTCCACTGTTTATGAAGTAGAGGTATCCGCTTAA